acatgttcacatataaatattgagagatttgtactcattatcaattgtctagttattagctgtaagcgtttatctattgattcagctaaaccaattttgtgtatgcacatgagcaactggatgttcaacaacaatccctgtagatatataatgatcattaaatgcttgagatgttaactcaccagcattatcaagtctcatccttttaatggtgtaatcagaataatgtgttctcaatttaataatttgtgcaagaaactttgcaaatgccatattacggcttgataacatacaaatatgagaccatccgctagatgcgtctattagaaccatgaaatatcaaaatggttcacatgatggatgaattggttcatatatcttaccttgaattctttcaagaaacatttgtgattctttttcacaatatacttttcattaatcaccatatgtgctttccattaatcaccatatgtgtttgttttttttttttttataaatcaccatatgtgtttttttttatcatatatccttttcaccatatacgcttttaatcatatgcgctgtgtttttcaccatatgcgcttttaatcatatgcgattttcatcatatgcgttgtgcttttcatcatattcgctttttatcatatgcgcttatcatatgcgatgcgctttttatcatatgcgtttttttatgtgaatagtaaattaattaatttcgttttactattcatatgaattaatttagatttactattttgttaattgagtaatatatatatacatcatatacttgtgactccgaaggctcaaatgaatttgaccatatagttatacgttgtaccttgcacattaattttcagtagaagctttagatgcatattattttcagtagaagctttagatgcacttttttttttaatcaccaaataccacaaacactttgtttgcgtttgttcatagtcatcaatgaaaaccattttctttaattttattttatacaataaaattaacgcatcattattcttttcaaaaacaataatctattgttattgttcacttgtgccatgtttaacaacaaaagtcaacaacctctgtcttgtttgttgtggcaaccaaaaacaacctttgcttttgttaccgagaatccaagaccaaaaaacaattaatttttaattaatcttttatcaaaaccataaatgattttattgatctacgttgatatgaccataaagaattgacgactgacctacttttgtaagtgtatttcggctatcatcccgaaaacgcacaacgacctttttttttttttttttttatgaactatttgtttcatatctagcttaggcaattattgtgaacatttggtccctataagagcatttattttttagacttttagttgatttgtacttgtcacaattagggatagcacccgcgggtcgtggatgcggatccattggatccatcacccgtacccgcggattttttttaagagacatccaattgaacccttgttcgttgaaacaatttgactatatttttactccccattattaaacgggccattttgatgcacactcttaaaaaaataatttgttttttaagttttattattcaacctccttttttcaacggtcacgtttttaacaaaacatttgacaagtttggaaaaaagttttttattgattatcatcaaaagttttctattgtcactctactggatggaattatggcatacaaccaaaattgcaacccaacactacataagaacaaaaaggttgtttttaattaacatatgtatatgtgttaaactcggaataataataacttattttagaaaattaacataagacatgttgaaacatttttgtcacatttagctcatcaagtctaatacttatcattgatagattttatcacgtctaggagatgtttacttttttcttgtattaagtcctactttcatttacctttgtttggaaaaaagttttttttttttactttgctttccccctttctgtaaaactcatttaaacactttctttgttttttttttttaaaaaaaaacttccttttttttacgttacccgtaaattataaatatataaaaaaaactttttgtttaaattttttttctagtttttaaaaggccacttgaccaattttttaattctttcacaacacctgatatcgtgatcgtgacctttcaccaaagcaagagatattcttgataaactaaacacggactcgtgtttgaaattgtcggccacaaaaaaattcatttgataaaagtatatatatattttttttagttatagaaggagaccacttcattttcaatacttcatttttgacaaaaaactattccattttaccatcccttttttttcttactttaacttttaagatatacttttaataaaaatacaaactactttttcttattttaacttttaagatttacttttaataaaaatacaaactactttttgtattttaacttttaagatttacttttaataaaagtaaaaactactttttcttattttaacttttaagatttacttttaataaaaatacaaactttttttttattttaacttttaaaattataaatttaagaataaacattagtatgcatgaaataaataatgattaattgcataagtaatcataaatgttagataacatataaagaccccgtcgtattcgtattgatcggaattaatctcgacccatggtaccgtgttgtcaaatgacgtgttgcgtacataaagtaccgtgttgtcaaatgacgtgttgcgtacaatcatgaggttttattaacataaatataaatgttagtgaagttaataagagttagattacagaaaatataattcaggtggtataaccgaccatatataacttaaataacataaatataaatgttagtgaagttagtaaaagttagattacagaaatataattcaggtggtataaccgaccatatataacttaaataacataaatataaatgttagtgaagttagtaaaagttagattacagaaatataattcaggtggtataaccgaccatatataacttaaataacataaatataaatgttagtagtccaaaatttgatatattcgagtctgaaaattattaataatttcataccttgattagtgattcgtgatcgtttgagatatcttttaattacactaatcttttcgtgctgataacgtgttataattcagtaggcttataactacctttaatggttataagaacaaagagagaaaaagagagaagaaggagagaagaaatattgatattgatatttcaagagaaatggtgcaccttaaatggttaccatacatgtctatttatagtataaaatattactatgcaagaaatataataataataaaattaacatccaatctagatattttataacacaatctagatattttataacaaataCAAAATAGTATAAATAAACCAAAAAAGGCATCAAACGGACTCATATAGAACTTGAGTGTATATGTTACATGTAACCACCATATCAAATTTGTCAAACGTTAACTAAGTTTAAATGTTTTATTCAATTATTGTGCAatgcacgggctcataaaactagtatttaCATATATATGGTGTGTTTAGTAAAACTAGCTGGAACTGGAGCTAGAGTTTATGGCTGGAGCTGGTAGCTGAAGCATATTTTTTAAACTGAAAGCTAGAGTATATTTTTCTTTATGTGTGTTTGACAAAGTAGCTGGAGCTAGAAGCTTATAATTGTAAATTGACACAAAaggacaattaaatttaaatcttTCATTTTTTTTTGCAAAGCAAGCAATATATTAACCAACCAAACGATTACAATGTATCTCGATTACAGCCCGAAAATTTGCAGCTAAACAAAAGCAAAGACTATACAAAAAGGGTATTTAAGAGAACATCTATAAGAGTTACAAAGGAGTCATTAGCCTATACCGGTCCTAATGTTTGACGCAGAGACGAAGAAGCCCGGATTTATCAGCCACTGGTGCCATTTCAACGATGATTTCTTTAAGCGTTTGGAAATCCAGCCGAAACTTACCGATTGAATGTTTGTTAAAATCTTTTGAGGCATCCAAATATGATTTTTGAACACCACTTCATTCCTCGCTTTCCATAACATATAACATGTTACCCACTTTAAACTTTGCCAAATAATCTTTCCGTTCGACGTTGGAGCAGGAATTAAGGAGTCTGCGTCAAAAATTTGGTTGATTGTAAGAGATGGAATGCATGGCAGATTCCACCAGCTTAGCACTTGATTCCAAATTTCCAAGACTTTAGGACATTGCGATAGAATGTGCTCTGCAGTCTCCGTTTCGATCAAGCATAAGGGGCACAAAGTTGAGTCTAAATCGATTCCTCTTTTTTCTAATTCAATCCTTACCGGGATCCTTTTTTGCCTTGCCCTCCAAACGAAGATTTCTACTTTTAATGGGATTGCCTTGTTACGTAGAGTTTCACCCGAATTtgaatgagatgatgatgatgatcttttTATGTCTATCAAATTCGACATCGTTTTTGTTTTGTAGAAACCTTCAGTGTCCAAAGACCATCTCCATTTGTCCTCCTCTTCTGCTTTTAAACGAATGGGTTCCAAAAGATTTTTTAGATCCTGCAATTCTCCTTGCGCCCTACCTCTGATTGGCCTGACCCAGTCTCCACGAAGTTCATTGTGGCCAAAACGGTCCAGCACCGAGACCTGCTTGAAATTTTCCAAGGCGTAGAGTCTGTTAAACTTGTCCATTAGCTTAATATCTCCAATCCACGCGTCCTGCCAGAACTTTACTGTTCTCCCATTTCCAAGTTCTTTGACAAATGAAGTGCTAAATTCAAGACCCATAGCTTCCAATAATGAACCTGCTTTAGTGATATTTTGCCAAGTAGAAGAACCTCGGAACACAGTGACATCGTTAGTCAAATTTAATCCCCCCCAAGCCCGTAAATGCTAGTGATTACTTTGACCCAAAGAGAATTATGCTCGtttttaaaacgccaccaccattttcctAAAAGGGCTAGGTTTTTTGCATACAATGACCCAATATTTAGACCCCCCAACCCATAAGGAAGAATAGCCTTGTCCCATTTCACCCAACAAAATTTTCTTTTttcacccgacccgccccaaaaaaaattgTACCTCCGAGATTCGAGAAGCTTTAGCACACTACCAGGAGCGCGGAAAAGCGAAAAGAAGTAGAGTGGCAAGCTACTTAACACAGCTTTCACAAGGGTTAGACGACCACCGAATGAGATTGACTTGGATTTCCAAACCGAGAGTCTTTTTTCGAACTTTTCTATTACAGGCTGCCACATCTTGGTTTTATTCATCTTGACTCCGATTGGTAGACCTAGATATTTGAGTGGAAATTGTTCAGGTGTGCATTTTATTCGGTTTGACATGATACTTAATTCAATTTCATTCACTCCTACTCCGAAAAGACTACTTTTTTGTATGTTTACTTTGAGGCCCGACAATTTCTCGAAGCACTTTAGGAGTTTCATAATATTCGTCAAATTTGTTTTGCTCCATTCCCCGAAGAGAATCATGTCATCGGCGTATTGTAAGTGTGAAACCTCCACCCCATTTCGACCTACTGTTATACCTTTTATTTCTCCAGCTTCGATTGCTTTTTGAGTTAATATATTCAAACCTTCGGCTGCAATAATAAACAAAAATGGCGAAATTGGGTCTCCTTGTCTTACTCCTTTCTCTGGTTTAAATTCGCCCGTTGGAGATCCGTTTACAAGGATTGAGATAGTGGTAGAAGATAAACACGCATGAATCCATTTTACCCATCTTTCTCCGAAACCTAAGTTTTTCATTGTATTTATTATAAAGTCCCACTTAAGTCGATCAAACGCCTTTTCGAAATCGATCTTGAATATAAACCCTTTTCTTTTATCTCTTCTTAGTTCTTCTATAACTTCGTTTGCAATAAGGACCCCGTCGAGAATATATCTACCACCAATGAACGCACTTTGTTCTACTCCGATCACTTTATGAATTATTTTTGCAAGCCGAGATGACAACACTTTAGAAATTATCTTGTAGACACTTCCAATTAGACTTATAGGTCGAAAGTCTATAAGCCCAAGTGGGTTGTCATTTTTTGGTATTAAAGTGATGAAAGATGCATTACAACCCTTTGAAATCTCCATGTAATTCCAGAACCAATCGAAGACATTCaaaatatcgtcttttattaaCCACCAAAACTTCTTGACAAATTTAAGATTAAACCCGTCGGGTCCCGGTGCTTTCGAACTACCACATTTTTGTATGGCGTCCCATATTTCCTGTTCACAGAATTTGTTTTCGAGCATATTGTTATCTTCTTGTAAGATACGTGGGATATCAAAATTAAAGATACCATGCTCATCTTCATCTAGTTTGAATATATTTGAAAAGTAGCCGAGTACTTCTTCTTTGATCTGTTGTGGATTTTCAGACCACATTCCGTCTATTTGCAAACCACGGATCGCATTTTTGTTTGCCCGTCTTttaataaaattgtgaaaatatttCGAGTTTTCATCTCCCTCCAGAGCCCACTTAATTTTTGCTTTTTGTTTCATCATATTTGCTTTGATTTTTTCTTTTGTGAGCCAATTCTTCTTTTCTTCCATCCACGATATTCTTTCGTTTTCAGTAAGTACCCTTGTTTCTGCCTTTATTTCCCACATACTCACTGCTTTTGAATGCTTGACAATTTCTTCTTCTAGATTGTCAAACTTTGAACCATGAATCTTAAGTTCATTTTTTACCTTTTTTAATTTGTTTCTGATGTTGCAATCTGGTCTTGAACTTGTTCCATTCGAATTCCACACCTTTTCTATTATCTCGTCGATGCCATCAATCTTCAGCCATTCATTGAAAACTCTTACAGGTTTCGGACCAAAGTCAGCAATACCGTTTCGTAGTATAATTGGAGCATGGTCAGAATGTTTTCTTTCGAGTACCGTAGCTGATAAGTTTGGCCAACATTGACTGAATTCTTCTGAAATTAAAAATCTGTCTAGCTTACTGAACTTTAATCCGTTATCGCAGGCACGTGTAAATTTTTTCCCACCTAGTGGTATATCAATTAAGCACATTTTGTTAATAAATTCATTGAATCTGTATGCCCAATTGCTGTTGTAAACCGAGTTGAAACGTTCACTTTGGTGCCTAACCTCATTGAAATCTCCGCAAATTAACCATGGAATTTTTCCATAACTCATTAGATGTTCTAAGTTATTCCAAAAGCGAATTTTCTTACTGGTTGAATGTGGCCCGTACACATTGACGACTGCTACTTCGGTACTAATTCCTTCTATGTTGCCTTTGATTGCCAAGAAAAATTCTCCTTCGATTGCTTGGTTTACTTTGAAGATTGTTGGGTCCCATATGAGAATCAATCCTCCCGCATATCCAATCGCATCCTTGTGAACGTATGAGTAACTATTCGAACCCCAAAAATAATCCAGGTATGATTCGTTAATATTTCCGCATCGAGTTTCTTGTAAGGCCATTACCCAGGGGTTTTCCTTACGACGAAGGTCTCTAAGCCATTTGATTTTACCGGATTTTTTTATACCTCTAATGTTCAAAGACAGAATAATCATTTAAACAGTAGATAACGAGATGGGTATGTGGGTATATTACCTCTTGGAAGTCCATTGGACTCCAATCTTTTCCCCGAATTCTCTGACATCCTTACTGTTGAAAGAATTAATTGAATCCAATGAGTTTGACAAAGAACCTTTGGACTTGTTTGACTTGGTTTTGTTGCCATTGGACTTGCAATTAATTGGTTGTGAAGTGTTGGTGTTTTTATGTTTCGATCTAGCAAGTTGTTTAAACTTTTGGAATTTTGTGGTAAATGGTGCTATCGGTGTTCCTAGGTTGGAGGATAATTTGTTTTTCGTGTTTGGGGTTGGTTTGTCTATGTTTTGATCTAAGTTTCTGGTTTTCAATGGGAAAGCAGGTATATCGATTGAGTTGTCGGTCGTTTCTTTTATCACAGTGGGGTCTAGAGTTGGGGTTTGACTTGTAATAAATGGGGAAACTGGGTGAATTGGAATTGGGATGCTGTTATTCGGGTTTGACTTTGGCTCCGGTGATTGAACATGGTTTGGAATGATTTGATTTAGGTGTTGAATCGATTTTGTCGTGGTTATGGTTTTCTGGATTAATATTGGGATTGGACTACGGAATGGTGAGTCTTGATTTGTAGGTTTGCTGGGTGAAAGGTGGTTTATGGGCTTCGGGATAGTTGATGTATCTTGATTACTGTGATGGGCTGTTTTATGCTGGGTTACTGTAGCTTGGTTATTGGGTTGTGTTTGAATTTGGATATCATTGGGATCCAGTTCAGGGTTTTCAAATAGGTTTACAGGTTTAATGGGCGATTGATTGTTGGAGGGTTGTTTATTGTTGATGGGTCGACTAAGTAGCGGGTCATTGCTTAAAGGTTTATTGGGCTTGGGTGAGTCTGGCTTTGGAATATTGAGTTGGTTTTTTTGACTTTTGTTTTCTTCAATGGGTTTAACGGTATTTTGTGGGGTAGTGCGGTTGTCGTTATCACTTCTTTCAAGGTTTTTTTGAAGGAGTTGAGGATTGGTTACTTTTTGAAAATTTATTATTTGTTTCCATGCTTTTATGATTCCCAAAAGCATGCTGTCTGTCTACTTTCACGCCTGGAGTTGAGGATTGGTTACTTTTTGAAAATTTATTATTTGTTTCCATGCGTTTATGATTCCCAAAAGCATGCTGTCTGTCCACTTTCACGCCTGAGTTGAACCCCTCGATTTTTTCAAAATTCTGACCATCTGAATTCCAGTCGTCTTCTTCAATATTCCAGTTATCTTGACGATTCCGGTGAATTAATTCCGGGGAGGTATCTGAGATTCTATCAACGTCAATGTCCTCATCATCGGTATTTTCTTCGGATTTGTTGGTGCTGAAATTAACGTATGATTCATCATCCGAGGCCTCACCTACTGAATTTGAATCAATGTTTCTTTCCATTGGCTTTTCTTCCATCTCTATCTCTATCACATCGCTTTCTGAGACGAATACTTTGACTTCTTTTGATCCGACGATTAATTGAAGATCATCTCTGATAAGTTCAGAAAATGATGTTTTGATAAGAACTTTTCCCACTATTAGAGACTGATTACCGCATATTGTGCAGTTGTTTGTAGTGATAATATTCCCCCACCAATCTGCAATTGACCTAAAAGTATTTTCATTCCATGCGGACACTGGAACCCCCAATATGCTAATCCAGGTTAATCTCTCCGTTGTGACGTCTTGGCTATCCCATAGGCTTACATTATTCAACCACCTGTGTATAAAGTGTTCTTTGTTGTCCACAATCTCTTTTGCTGTATTCGGTTTTCCGAACACTAGCATGAGATCGAAACCACCAAGGTACTTGATGTTAAACCCATCAAGACCCTCTGCAGCACAGATTTCTCCAAAACGTTCGAGATACTCGATTGATTTAACTTGGCCAATGATTGACTGTTCTAGCAATTTGTTATTAGAGATGTCAATGGTAGCATGAACTACTCTATTCTTTGACTGTTCAGTGTCTTTTCGTTTTGCATTTAGGATTTCCCTGGCATCCACAACTTTCCTGTAGCTTCTACCATCGTTTaacttgttgaagttgttgttattATACCCGTTTGTTGTTTGTTTTGTTGTTGATGGAGGTATGCTTCTTTCTTGTGGCTTTTCATTGTTGCCTTTTCTTTCATTTGCTATGAAAACTCTTAAGGTAAGATCTTCAGCCTTTGCACTGCTTAGGGTTTTTGCAAACCCTTCCATGTTGCAGTCAGCTATGTCTGCATATCTTACGAACCCATATCTCGCTCCACTTTTTAGTCTCTTCAAAGGAGGTACAAAGACCTCCCTGAGTGATCCATAGTTCTTAAATAATCTCCATAGGTCTGTTACATGCCAGGAATCCGGAAAGTTGTAGAAGAAGAAAGATTTTACCCCATTAGATTCGTGAACCCTTGTGACCTGTTGCCGTTGCTTGCCGATCTCCACTCCCTTCCTGTTCCCATTCCCTGCAGTGTATGAAGCTTCAAGAGTCTCATTGGTTGATCTCTCTATTGGTTTTCTCTCACCTCTCTTTTCACTCTCTCTCTCTCCATTTTCACTTTTTTTGAAAGATTTTGCTATCTTGTTACTTCTTATTTAGACATGGATAAATTTAAATCTTTCATTATATGATGGATAATGATGTAATTTTTCATTTCATAAGTTAGAGACCTTATTTTAAAAGCTACTTAAACTAGCTTATTTTTTCTAgaacttattttttttataagctctaGAATTTTTGTCACCCAAATAAAGTTTCTAGCTTGAGCTTATCAAACATACTCATAAAAACCTAACCGGCAACAGCTAGATAGAAAAGAGAGTAGGAAGCTGTGACAAAGCTTACAAATTAGGACTTTCAAAACTTAACTTATACACTACAAGTAACATCACTAAACAAACACAAGTTATCATTCCATTCCCTTAAACCCATTCACAATCTCACATAAAATTGATACCGTATTtgcgataaatataaatataaaaatcattATAAAACCAGCACATCCAAGTCTGAGATAAACCAAATGAAAATACTCAAACACCTCAACACAAATGGCTGAATCAGATAATTAAGATCTCCTTATACAGTGGTCCCCTAGTTTTGTAAACTTATGATCCAACTGTCACTTTAGTACGAGGATTCTTTCCACCCACCGTAGCTTCTATCTTCTTCGTGATGCCCATGCCCATGTTCACGTGCATGCCCACGTTCATGTCCATGTTCATATTCATGTGACTCCTAACACAAGGATTAGATAATGGTTAATTAGTGATATACtgtattatttttatttctttcaAAGGAAAACTCAGAGGCCAACAAATTTTTTTCACAAATATATACTGTATATATTTCTTTGGTTAATCTCACAGTAAAGGACATAATTTTGTATGCTAATCAAGACATGATCCTAATTTGCTTCCATTTTTCAGATAATTTCTTAATTTTGATCATATCTGATACAATATCATAGTAATTACATAGATAGTTATAAAAAGTTAGAGATTAAAAACGACTAACATCTGGAATGAATTCGAGTCCAACTTTAACCTCCCCACAAAATTCATCATTTATGACCACATTGTATGCTGTTGGTGGGATGCTTCTTGCCAAGAACAATGGCTCAAGTGGAATTCTGCATTCAATTTATATAAAACAGATTAATAAATTTTAACGATTTATACCAGACTAAAACAATTGTATATCGGTttgaataagttatactgtacatacTTAGCCTCGCCCACATCATCGTCTTCAGTACCAACATCACTATCCTTAATTTTGATCACGAGTTCTGGAACTTCACCAGTTACAGAAAACTCAAATGTTTCGTTCCACTCAGGTGAAGATCCTTGTCCTGTCAGTACACACGCATTCATCAAAACAATTATGAAAATGTAATTGAACGATTATTGTGGAAATTTATATAGATTTGAATTAACCTGATGCGACATTGCTCTTTTGCTCCTGAGTTCGACAAGTGATTGTCGCATATGGGTCCATTTTATCTGTAGACAAACGTTAACATATATATACCTCAATCACAAATTCGAATAAAGTGTGGATACCATGTGAAtataacaaaaaatatatatatatcccaaATCACT
This genomic window from Rutidosis leptorrhynchoides isolate AG116_Rl617_1_P2 chromosome 2, CSIRO_AGI_Rlap_v1, whole genome shotgun sequence contains:
- the LOC139891649 gene encoding 16 kDa phloem protein 2-like; the encoded protein is MPTGKIQVLLVSAKGLHDTDFFNKMDPYATITCRTQEQKSNVASGQGSSPEWNETFEFSVTGEVPELVIKIKDSDVGTEDDDVGEAKIPLEPLFLARSIPPTAYNVVINDEFCGEVKVGLEFIPDESHEYEHGHERGHAREHGHGHHEEDRSYGGWKESSY